In a genomic window of Acidobacteriota bacterium:
- the ndk gene encoding nucleoside-diphosphate kinase has protein sequence MANTLGIIKPDGVRRRLVGRIITRIEDAGLIIRGLKVLRLTRLDAEKFYAVHEGKPFFKPLIEYMTSGPVAVLVIGGHGSIERWRDLMGSTDPAKAAYNTIRREYGTSMQKNIVHGSDSVETARMEVAFFFGEEEILPKETS, from the coding sequence TTGGCCAACACGTTGGGAATAATCAAACCGGACGGCGTGCGCCGCAGACTTGTAGGCAGGATCATTACGAGGATCGAAGACGCCGGCTTGATCATCAGGGGCTTGAAAGTCCTTCGGCTGACGAGACTGGATGCGGAGAAGTTTTACGCCGTGCATGAAGGCAAGCCGTTTTTCAAGCCGTTGATCGAGTATATGACGTCGGGACCCGTCGCCGTGCTGGTCATCGGCGGCCATGGCTCCATCGAACGCTGGCGAGACCTCATGGGTAGCACGGACCCGGCCAAAGCCGCGTACAACACGATCCGGCGCGAGTACGGTACGTCGATGCAGAAAAATATCGTCCACGGGTCCGACAGTGTGGAGACGGCCCGGATGGAAGTAGCATTCTTCTTCGGCGAAGAGGAGATTCTCCCCAAGGAAACAAGCTGA
- a CDS encoding phosphoenolpyruvate carboxykinase (ATP) — protein MSDSLYQPELYARFCRDLQRRLKGPNIRDVELADLREAAIQTGTQTKFGSWGWRSAVSSRIAEKTVCLGSEAVRESHPSENKKRIIANAQAELDKVLHLMETMSFVRLRRQMGRNSEYNPKCNLYMSVADLKNYRLAYMWGSTMRPVTKDPGPEFTLIHIPEEHHLRQQALVLPDHNLTLVLGSDYMGEDKKGFLRNGMHTADALGMLGLHAGTKVVIVRDPGTGKLKKYGVFLFGLSATGKSTWSCHQLGLDWSKGERTLVCQDDICFLKSDGAAFGSEANFFVKTDVEERLQEAMYSALVHKTALYENVMINAAGDPGFLDENLCGNGRAVIMKKQLKIKRGRGPFSMKNIWYPSYNLPPLDELDGIIFAFITRRNTIMSFAQRLTPMQAVLAYLWGESSHSYASNPAKAGESVRIVGTDPFIVGSRAHKVNQFYRIVMTLADSYPGKVFFYQYNTGGMGEILEPASPGGKKKVVRKTVRVPIDTMAAIQRGDLRGTNQYRESILGTEEIVSAEGADLSQFTPERYYSREQIDDYVRDLVDGRRRFTEGVAEEGLLPEIMAAVDESFRIAPEKEAKVFMPSKKEEVPPPKRKPVTRLTDWKPNPRLGRGRGWRYG, from the coding sequence ATGTCCGATTCCTTGTACCAACCCGAATTGTACGCCCGGTTTTGCCGGGATCTCCAGCGTCGCCTGAAAGGCCCCAATATCAGGGACGTGGAACTGGCGGACCTGCGCGAGGCCGCAATCCAGACCGGGACGCAGACGAAGTTCGGATCGTGGGGCTGGCGGTCGGCCGTCTCGAGCCGAATCGCGGAAAAAACTGTCTGTCTGGGTTCAGAAGCGGTGCGCGAATCGCACCCTTCCGAGAACAAGAAGCGGATAATCGCCAACGCTCAGGCGGAGTTGGACAAAGTGCTGCACCTGATGGAAACCATGTCCTTTGTCCGGTTGCGCCGTCAGATGGGCAGGAACTCCGAGTACAACCCCAAATGTAACCTGTACATGTCGGTGGCCGACCTGAAAAACTACCGCTTGGCCTACATGTGGGGAAGCACCATGCGGCCGGTCACCAAAGACCCGGGACCGGAATTTACGCTCATTCACATTCCCGAAGAACACCACCTGCGGCAGCAGGCGCTGGTCCTTCCTGACCACAACCTGACTCTCGTGCTGGGCTCGGATTACATGGGGGAAGACAAGAAGGGTTTTCTCCGCAACGGGATGCACACGGCCGATGCCCTGGGCATGCTGGGACTTCACGCCGGCACGAAGGTTGTGATTGTCCGTGACCCCGGCACCGGCAAGCTGAAGAAATACGGCGTGTTCCTTTTCGGCCTTTCGGCCACCGGCAAGAGCACGTGGTCATGCCACCAGCTCGGCCTGGACTGGTCGAAGGGTGAGCGCACTCTCGTCTGCCAGGATGACATATGTTTTCTCAAGAGTGATGGGGCCGCCTTCGGCTCGGAAGCCAATTTCTTTGTCAAGACCGACGTGGAGGAACGACTCCAGGAAGCCATGTACAGCGCCCTGGTGCACAAGACGGCCCTCTATGAAAACGTGATGATCAACGCCGCCGGTGACCCTGGCTTCCTCGACGAGAACCTTTGCGGCAACGGCCGCGCCGTGATAATGAAGAAGCAGCTTAAAATCAAGCGGGGACGCGGGCCCTTCTCCATGAAGAACATCTGGTACCCTTCGTACAACCTGCCGCCGCTTGACGAGCTGGACGGGATTATTTTTGCGTTCATCACTCGTCGTAACACGATCATGTCCTTTGCCCAGAGGCTGACGCCGATGCAGGCGGTTCTCGCCTACCTCTGGGGGGAGTCGAGCCACAGTTACGCCTCTAACCCCGCCAAAGCGGGTGAATCCGTACGGATTGTGGGCACCGATCCGTTTATTGTCGGCTCACGTGCACACAAGGTAAATCAGTTCTACCGGATTGTGATGACCCTGGCGGACAGCTATCCCGGTAAGGTCTTCTTTTACCAGTATAACACGGGCGGGATGGGGGAGATCCTCGAGCCGGCCAGCCCGGGAGGCAAGAAGAAAGTAGTCCGCAAGACGGTTCGGGTGCCGATCGATACCATGGCGGCCATCCAGCGCGGCGACCTGCGAGGCACAAACCAGTACCGGGAGAGCATCCTGGGTACCGAGGAGATCGTCTCGGCGGAAGGAGCCGATCTGAGCCAGTTCACGCCGGAGAGATACTATTCACGCGAGCAGATCGACGACTATGTTCGCGATCTGGTTGACGGTCGGCGCAGGTTCACCGAGGGCGTCGCCGAGGAAGGGCTTCTTCCGGAAATCATGGCCGCCGTCGATGAGTCTTTCAGGATCGCGCCGGAGAAGGAGGCCAAGGTCTTCATGCCATCGAAGAAAGAGGAAGTTCCCCCTCCGAAGCGCAAACCGGTTACTCGCCTCACGGACTGGAAACCTAACCCCCGCCTGGGTCGTGGCCGAGGCTGGCGCTACGGTTGA